A single Lactuca sativa cultivar Salinas chromosome 8, Lsat_Salinas_v11, whole genome shotgun sequence DNA region contains:
- the LOC111904419 gene encoding probable ascorbate-specific transmembrane electron transporter 1, producing the protein MAKGGASYQISSTPVTIFAHLLVISIATLVLVWLLHFREGFAFKSHVKAKIFNLHPLLMTLGFVLFSGEAIIVYKAIPANRKTQKLIHLILHFIALATGIVGVYAVFKFHHERHFPHMYTLHSWIGLSTICLFGLQWLLGFFSFWYPRAESATRAKMAPWHAFFGVVIFFMTIVTAETGLTQKFLFQGLYRSQEALIVNFTGLLILLFAISVGLSVILPRRN; encoded by the exons ATGGCGAAGGGTGGTGCGAGTTATCAGATATCTTCAACACCTGTGACTATCTTCGCACATCTCTTAGTGATATCAATTGCAACCCTTGTCCTTGTTTGGCTCTTACACTTCCGTGAAGGCTTCGCTTTCAAGTCTCATGTCAAAGCCAAGATTTTTAAT TTGCATCCACTTCTCATGACACTTGGATTCGTATTATTTTCCGGGGAAG CAATCATCGTGTATAAAGCCATCCCTGCAAATCGAAAAACACAGAAACTAATTCATCTGATACTTCATTTTATCGCACTGGCTACTGGAATTGTGGGTGTTTATGCAGTTTTCAAATTTCATCATGAACGTCATTTCCCACATATGTACACCCTACATTCGTGGATTGGTTTATCCACCATTTGCTTATTTGGTTTACAG tggcttctagggtttttctcattCTGGTATCCGAGAGCAGAATCTGCAACAAGGGCGAAGATGGCTCCATGGCATGCTTTCTTTGGCGTTGTCATCTTCTTCATGACAATAGTGACTGCTGAAACCGGGTTGACTCAGAAGTTTCTTTTTCAAGGCCTATATCGCAGCCAAGAAGCACTTATTGTAAACTTTACAGGATTGTTAATCCTCCTTTTTGCGATTTCTGTGGGACTCAGTGTCATCCTTCCTCGGAGAAACTAA
- the LOC111904435 gene encoding uncharacterized mitochondrial protein AtMg00810-like, with product MNGWGVHHLDVKSTFLNRKLEEEVYVTQLEGFGKKGEGNKVYKSSKALYELKQAPRAWNSCLDAYLKSLGFKRCPQEYSVYTRMKNGNTLIIGVYVDDVLVTGSSIGDAKQFKKEMKAKFKMSDLGLLTYYLGIKVNQHKNFISLKQEAYARNLLAKTRILECNPTKSPMELKTQLTKERDGELVNPTEYKSIVGGLRYLTHTHPDLAFAVGVVSRFMERPTMVHLQVVKRILRYIKGTLDHGLVYTKGEKKMNIAGYSDTDHAKDLDDRRSTGGMVFYVNGNLVSWSSQKQRCVALSSCEAEFMATTMTACQGIWLRRLLSSITCQNIPPVTMYVDNKSALELMKNPVFHGRSKHIDIRFHFIRVCGEW from the coding sequence ATGAATGGATGGGGTGTTCATCACCTTGATGTGAAGTCAACATTTTTGAACAGGAAGTTAGAAGAGGAGGTGTATGTCACACAACTAGAAGGCTTTGGGAAGAAAGGTGAAGGAAACAAGGTTTATAAATCGTCAAAGGCACTTTATGAGCTGAAACAAGCGCCCAGGGCATGGAATTCGTGTCTAGATGCTTACTTGAAAAGTCTTGGATTTAAAAGGTGCCCCCAGGAATACTCTGTGTACACCAGGATGAAGAATGGAAACACTCTAATCATTGGAGTTTACGTAGATGACGTGTTGGTTACTGGAAGCTCCATTGGCGATGCGAAACAATTCAAGAAGGAGATGAAGGCAAAATTCAAAATGAGTGATCTTGGTCTACTGACTTACTACCTGGGAATTAAGGTAAATCAACACAAGAACTTTATTTCATTGAAGCAAGAAGCATATGCTAGAAACCTACTAGCAAAGACCCGTATCCTAGAGTGTAATCCCACCAAAAGTCCCATGGAACTCAAGACTCAGTTGACTAAAGAAAGAGATGGAGAGCTGGTCAACCCCACTGAGTACAAGAGTATAGTGGGTGGGCTTAGATACTTGACCCATACCCATCCAGACTTGGCATTTGCAGTAGGAGTAGTGAGCCGTTTTATGGAGAGACCTACCATGGTTCATCTTCAAGTTGTGAAAAGGATTCTCAGGTATATAAAGGGTACCTTAGACCATGGTTTGGTCTATACAAAAGGAGAAAAGAAGATGAATATTGCAGGGTATTCAGACACTGATCATGCAAAGGACTTGGATGACAGAAGAAGTACAGGAGGGATGGTGTTTTATGTGAATGGAAACCTGGTCTCTTGGTCATCACAAAAGCAAAGATGTGTAGCTCTATCTTCATGTGAGGCTGAATTTATGGCAACCACCATGACTGCATGCCAAGGCATTTGGCTGCGTAGACTCTTGTCATCAATAACATGTCAAAATATTCCACCAGTAACAATGTATGTGGACAACAAGTCAGCACTAGAACTCATGAAAAACCCAGTTTTTCACGGAAGAAGCAAGCATATAGACATAAGATTTCACTTTATCAGAGTGTGTGGAGAATGGTGA
- the LOC111904401 gene encoding probable transmembrane ascorbate ferrireductase 3 has product MDYSFPRETLWRTASKITISAHLFGILANIFMLIWLLHYREGMDLDSSNPYRIFNVHPFLMLFGFIFLIGEAMMAYKTVSADRQTQKFVHMFLNLSALVLGIVGIHATFKFHDKMNMIDMYSLHSWIGIGTFCLFILQWLFGFSLFVFPKASAVTRARLAPWHVFGGRALLYMAICAAETGLMQKFTFLQLTNNRESYLINFLALAILLFGITVDISVSLGRFA; this is encoded by the exons ATGGACTACTCCTTTCCAAGGGAGACCTTATGGAGAACTGCCTCAAAAATCACCATTTCAGCGCACCTGTTTGGTATCTTAGCAAACATCTTTATGCTTATTTGGTTGTTGCACTATCGTGAAGGCATGGACCTTGATTCATCCAATCCATATCGTATATTCAAT GTCCATCCTTTCCTTATGTTATTCGGATTCATATTCCTCATTGGTGAAg CGATGATGGCATACAAGACAGTTTCAGCAGATAGGCAAACACAGAAGTTCGTACATATGTTCTTGAACCTCTCAGCTCTTGTTTTGGGCATTGTGGGGATACATGCGACATTTAAGTTCCATGATAAGATGAACATGATCGATATGTATAGCTTGCATTCTTGGATTGGCATCGGCACATTCTGTCTTTTCATCTTGCag TGGTTATTTGGGTTCAGTTTATTTGTGTTTCCAAAAGCATCAGCTGTGACAAGAGCAAGACTAGCGCCATGGCACGTGTTTGGAGGAAGAGCTTTGTTATACATGGCGATATGTGCAGCTGAAACTGGACTGATGCAGAAATTCACGTTCTTGCAGCTCACCAACAACCGAGAAAGTTATTTGATCAACTTTCTTGCTTTGGCCATCCTTTTGTTTGGGATCACAGTTGATATTTCTGTCTCTCTTGGTCGTTTTGCTTGA